A single Nicotiana tabacum cultivar K326 chromosome 5, ASM71507v2, whole genome shotgun sequence DNA region contains:
- the LOC142181274 gene encoding peroxidase 22.3-like, which yields MVSRSFLFLQVLIMFSLAVIAFSDLSDDFYEDVCPEALPTIKRVVEDAVRKERRMGASLLRLHFHDCFVNGCDASVLLDQTATIDSEKTARANNNSARGFEVIDKIKSEVDKACGRPVVSCADILAVAARDSVVALHGPTWEVKLGRRDSTTASRTTANNDIPSPFMDLPALINNFKNQGLDEEDLVALSGGHTLGFAQCFTFRDRIYNETNNIDSTFASQRQANCPRSGGDSNLASLDPTAALFDSKYFSNLVSKKGLLHSDQALFSGGETDNLVKTYSTNLGTFSKDFAESMIKMGNIKPLTGSQGQIRVNCRKVN from the exons atgGTTTCACGTAGCTTCCTCTTTCTTCAAGTGTTGATCATGTTTTCTTTAGCAGTGATAGCATTTTCAGATTTATCAGATGATTTCTATGAGGATGTTTGTCCTGAAGCTTTACCAACCATTAAACGGGTTGTTGAGGATGCAGTTCGGAAAGAGAGACGAATGGGCGCTTCTCTGCTACGTCTGCATTTTCATGATTGTTTCGTTAAT GGCTGTGATGCTTCGGTTCTTCTTGACCAAACAGCTACTATTGACAGTGAAAAGACTGCTCGTGCTAATAACAATTCTGCTAGAGGATTTGAGGTGATTGATAAAATCAAATCTGAGGTTGATAAAGCTTGTGGACGTCCGGTTGTATCTTGTGCGGACATCTTGGCAGTTGCAGCTCGTGACTCTGTAGTTGCT CTACATGGACCAACATGGGAAGTGAAACTAGGAAGGAGAGACTCCACAACAGCAAGTAGAACCACAGCCAACAATGATATTCCATCTCCATTTATGGACTTACCTGCCCTTATCAACAACTTCAAGAATCAAGGATTGGATGAGGAAGACCTCGTCGCGCTTTCCGGTGGCCATACCCTAGGGTTTGCTCAGTGTTTCACCTTCAGAGATCGCATCTACAATGAGACTAACAACATTGATTCCACCTTTGCAAGTCAACGTCAAGCAAATTGTCCACGTAGTGGAGGTGATTCTAATCTTGCTTCCCTTGATCCTACTGCTGCTCTTTTCGACTCTAAATATTTTAGTAACTTGGTATCAAAGAAAGGGCTTTTACACTCTGATCAAGCTTTGTTTAGTGGAGGAGAAACTGATAATCTTGTTAAGACATACAGTACCAACCTTGGAACTTTCTCTAAAGATTTTGCTGAGTCTATGATTAAGATGGGAAATATCAAGCCATTGACTGGGAGTCAAGGTCAAATTCGTGTCAACTGCAGGAAGGTGAACTAA